In a genomic window of Gigantopelta aegis isolate Gae_Host chromosome 9, Gae_host_genome, whole genome shotgun sequence:
- the LOC121382305 gene encoding fer3-like protein — protein sequence MTTDGDKPDSETPCETSQGGTGAVNGVVCNSPLQELTAIDEKEDIPYDDDDDVDPMDSDYPFHAALKKKRRRRQTASQRKAANMRERRRMRLLNQAFDRLKRHLPNTTDHNHLSRMQTLKAAIVYIEYLSSLT from the coding sequence ATGACAACAGACGGCGACAAACCAGATTCCGAAACTCCGTGTGAGACGTCACAGGGCGGAACCGGTGCTGTGAACGGGGTGGTGTGCAACTCGCCCCTCCAGGAGCTAACGGCGATAGATGAGAAGGAAGATATTCCttacgacgacgacgacgacgtcGACCCGATGGATTCCGACTATCCGTTCCACGCGGCGCTCAAGAAAAAACGACGACGGCGACAGACGGCCAGTCAGCGCAAGGCCGCCAACATGAGGGAGCGACGTCGGATGCGACTTCTGAATCAGGCGTTTGACCGACTGAAGCGACACCTGCCCAACACCACGGACCATAACCACCTTTCGAGGATGCAGACACTAAAAGCGGCCATAGTTTACATTGAATATCTATCAAGTCTGACATAG